The following proteins come from a genomic window of Streptomyces sp. NBC_01716:
- a CDS encoding transporter, which yields MGVVILLVMAVGVAAMLTRRLPTAFALTILAIVIAFLAGAPLTGENSVLDTVIQEGAPALAATMIAILLGSWLGKLLDETGIAGTLVRKIVEFGGDRPVVVALGVLAVSTLVGTVTGSAPAAMLAGIIGIPAMIAVGIPKVTAAGTILMGIAAGMPFELPIWQFFSTALELPVDTVRGFMLKLFPFALAAAILFVLIETRRRGVEHAWSLKSASAKPASRRKQLGDAPWYALLTPLVPLVLALGLDVAILPSMLAGVLYALVTTTRPGEMNKRLLRTLYGGFEIAAAPIVLFIAIGILLAAVKLPGAVEALEPLIKAVSPQNPVLFVVVFTLLVPLCLYRGPLNVFGLGAGIAGVLIAAGIYPAVAVLGIATSYNQVFGVSDPTSTQTVWSAQYAGVTPQQVMLRTLPYVWAVALGGFCVTAATYL from the coding sequence ATGGGCGTCGTCATCCTTCTTGTCATGGCGGTCGGTGTCGCCGCGATGCTCACGCGCAGGCTTCCCACCGCCTTCGCCCTCACCATCCTGGCCATTGTCATCGCCTTCCTCGCGGGCGCCCCGCTGACCGGCGAGAACAGCGTCCTGGACACGGTGATCCAGGAGGGCGCACCGGCTCTCGCGGCCACGATGATCGCGATCCTGCTGGGCTCCTGGCTCGGCAAGCTCCTCGACGAGACCGGTATCGCCGGCACCCTCGTCCGTAAGATCGTCGAGTTCGGCGGCGACCGGCCGGTCGTGGTCGCCCTCGGTGTCCTCGCCGTCTCCACCCTGGTCGGTACGGTCACGGGCTCGGCCCCCGCCGCGATGCTCGCCGGCATCATCGGCATCCCCGCCATGATCGCCGTCGGCATCCCCAAGGTCACCGCGGCCGGCACGATCCTGATGGGCATCGCCGCCGGTATGCCCTTCGAGCTGCCCATCTGGCAGTTCTTCTCCACCGCGCTCGAACTGCCCGTGGACACCGTGCGCGGCTTCATGCTCAAGCTGTTCCCGTTCGCGCTGGCCGCCGCGATCCTCTTCGTCCTCATCGAGACGCGGCGACGCGGCGTCGAACACGCCTGGTCGCTCAAGTCCGCGTCCGCGAAGCCCGCTTCGCGCCGTAAGCAGCTCGGCGACGCTCCGTGGTACGCGCTGCTCACCCCGCTCGTTCCGCTGGTCCTCGCCCTCGGCCTCGACGTGGCGATCCTGCCGTCGATGCTGGCCGGTGTCCTCTACGCGCTGGTCACCACCACCCGGCCGGGCGAGATGAACAAGCGGCTGCTGCGCACCCTGTACGGCGGCTTCGAGATCGCGGCGGCGCCGATCGTACTGTTCATCGCGATCGGCATCCTGCTCGCCGCAGTGAAGCTGCCCGGCGCCGTGGAGGCGCTGGAGCCTCTGATCAAGGCGGTCAGCCCGCAGAACCCGGTGCTGTTCGTCGTGGTCTTCACCCTGCTCGTACCGCTCTGCCTCTACCGGGGGCCGCTGAACGTCTTCGGTCTCGGCGCGGGCATCGCCGGTGTCCTCATCGCCGCCGGCATCTACCCGGCTGTCGCGGTGCTCGGCATCGCCACCTCGTACAACCAGGTCTTCGGTGTGTCGGACCCGACAAGCACCCAGACCGTGTGGAGCGCTCAGTACGCGGGGGTCACACCGCAGCAGGTGATGCTGCGGACCCTCCCGTACGTCTGGGCTGTCGCCCTCGGCGGATTCTGCGTCACCGCCGCCACGTATCTGTGA